In one Amaranthus tricolor cultivar Red isolate AtriRed21 chromosome 8, ASM2621246v1, whole genome shotgun sequence genomic region, the following are encoded:
- the LOC130821251 gene encoding uncharacterized protein LOC130821251 encodes MVSRKPHDSLRLIATTSFGIFIGFVVGVYVSLLSVSKLNPVNYLPVAILPTTCVQPIKDDLRQNLPLNDTLKMPIRVQTNPTGAERLPPGIVVSKSDLFPRRLWGLPSEDLPTKPKYLVAFTVGLAMKENIDAAVKKFSGNFSIALFHYDGKTSEWDQFEWSKRAIHVSVPKQTKWWYAKRFLHPDIVAPYEYIFIWDEDLGVENFDSEKYIEMVKKHRLEISQPGVDPKSPFTWQMTRKRHNSEVHKETEEKPGWCKDPHLPPCAAFVEIMAPVFSRDAWRCVWHMIQNDLVHGWGIDFALRKCVEPAFEKIGVVDTQWIVHKRVPSLGSQGESADGLSPWQGVRRRCEKEWKMFENRLNKAEKAQKKEMGESS; translated from the exons ATGGTGAGCAGGAAACCACATGACTCGTTACGGCTTATAGCAACAACTTCATTTGGAATTTTTATAGGTTTTGTGGTTGGTGTTTATGTTTCACTTCTTTCAGTTTCTAAG CTAAATCCAGTGAATTATCTTCCTGTGGCAATTCTGCCCACCACTTGTGTTCAACCCATTAAGGATGATCTTAGACAAAATCTCCCCTTGAATGACACATTAAAG ATGCCTATTCGGGTCCAAACAAACCCGACAGGAGCAGAACGACTACCGCCAGGGATAGTGGTATCAAAGTCAGATTTGTTTCCCCGTAGACTATGGGGTCTTCCTAGTGAG GATCTGCCCACCAAACCTAAGTATTTAGTGGCTTTCACAGTTGGGTTAGCTATGAAGGAAAATATTGATGCAGCAGTTAAAAAG TTTTCGGGAAACTTCAGTATTGCTCTCTTCCATTACGATGGGAAGACTAGTGAATGGGATCAGTTTGAGTGGTCGAAGCGCGCTATTCATGTCAGTGTACCAAAACAAACTAAAtg GTGGTATGCGAAACGCTTTCTACACCCTGACATTGTGGCACCATATGAATACATCTTTATCTGGGATGAAGACTTAGGAGTGGAGAATTTTGATTCCGAAAA GTACATTGAGATGGTAAAGAAACATCGTTTGGAGATTTCGCAACCTGGGGTGGATCCTAAGAGTCCATTTACATGGCAAATGACTAGAAAAAGACATAATAGTGAAGTTCACAA GGAAACAGAGGAGAAACCAGGCTGGTGCAAGGACCCTCATCTACCCCCATGTGCTGC ATTTGTAGAGATTATGGCTCCAGTTTTCTCTAGGGATGCATGGCGTTGTGTATGGCATATGATTCAG AATGACTTAGTCCATGGATGGGGTATAGACTTTGCTCTAAGAAAATGTGTGGAG CCTGCATTTGAGAAAATAGGAGTCGTGGATACACAATGGATTGTTCATAAACGCGTTCCTTCCCTTGGTAGTCAG GGTGAATCAGCAGACGGTTTATCTCCTTGGCAAGGG GTGCGAAGAAGATGTGAAAAGGAGTGGAAAATGTTTGAAAATCGACTTAATAAGGCGGAGAAGGCGCAAAAGAAGGAAATGGGAGAATCTTCTTAG
- the LOC130820770 gene encoding probable E3 ubiquitin-protein ligase XERICO has product MGLSNFPSPSEGVLPVLVMNTVMSVSILKNLLGSFLQMMRGLNWVSSNNLEENPTQNELNPPNSPYRIRRVKGISITQFKYLCTNTCNKKESSNGKRRIIVECCVCLCKFEDEEEVSELSCKHFFHKNCLDKWFNHHSTCPLCRSICRKR; this is encoded by the coding sequence ATGGGTTTGTCAAATTTTCCAAGTCCATCAGAAGGTGTATTACCAGTGTTAGTGATGAACACAGTAATGTCAGTATCAATTTTGAAGAACTTATTAGGGTCATTTCTTCAAATGATGAGAGGCTTGAATTGGGTTTCTAGTAATAATTTAGAGGAAAATCCAACACAAAATGAATTAAACCCACCAAACAGTCCCTATAGAATAAGGAGAGTAAAGGGTATTTCAATTACCCAATTCAAGTATTTGTGTACTAATACCTGCAACAAGAAGGAAAGTTCCAATGGAAAAAGAAGAATAATAGTTGAGTGTTGTGTTTGTTTGTGTAAAtttgaggatgaagaagaggtTAGTGAATTGTCTTGTAAGCATTTCTTTCATAAGAATTGCTTAGATAAGTGGTTTAATCATCATAGTACTTGTCCTCTTTGTAGATCTATTTGCCGAAAAAGATAA